The Mesoterricola silvestris sequence GTGGGACTCGTCGCGCCGGTAGCCTTCGGTGAGGTCGGCGCCCGTGAGGACGGAGGTGTCGGGCAGGCCTGCGAAGGGGTCCATGGCTACCCCACCAGGGTGCCCACCACGTCCCCGTTGACCGCGGCTAGCAGGTTCCCGGGCACGTTCATGTTGAACACCAGGATCGGCAGGTGGTTGTCCCGGCACAGGGAGATGGCCGCGGCGTCCATGACCTTCAGGTTCTTCTCCAGGACCTCCTGGAAGGAGATGTGCTCGTACTTGGTGGCCGTGGGGTCCTTCTTGGGGTCGGCGGTGTAGATGCCGTCCACGTTGGTGGCCTTCATCACCACCTCGGCGTCGATCTCGTTGGCCCGGAGCGCGGCGGCGGTGTCGGTGGAGAAGTAGGGATTGCCCGTCCCGGCCCCGAAGATCACCACCCGGCCCTTTTCCATGTGGCGCATGGCCCGGCGGCGGATGTAGCTTTCGGCCACCTTGGGCACGTCGATGCCCGACATGACCCGGGTCTCCACCCCGTGCTGCTCCAGGGCGTCCTGGAGGGCCAGGGCGTTGATCATGGTGGCGAGCATGCCCATGTGATCGGCCGTGACCCGGTCCATGCCCTTGGTGGCCCCGGCCACCCCCCGGAAGATGTTGCCGCCGCCGATGACCAGGCCCACCTCCACGCCCAGGCCCTGGATGGTCTTGACCTGGTCGGCGATCATGGCCACCACCTCGGGGGCGATGCCGTGGCCCTGTTCACCCATGAGGGCCTCGCCGGAGAGCTTGAGGAGGATGCGCTTGTATTTCATGGGGGCTCCTTTGACGCGGGCGTGCGGAAAATGCGCTCCCGAATGCGGGGGACATCCGGGAGCGCGGCGGTTTTCGGGGGGGGAACCCCCTGCCTCAGGATGTCTCTTGGCTACCGGCCTGGGACATGAGCCGTCCCAGGGACGCCTGGATCTGGTCGTTCACGCGGTGCTCGCTGGCCATGAGCGCGGCGCGGATGGCGCTGTGCACGGCCTTGGCGTTGGAGCGGCCGTGACCGATGATGGAGACGCCCTTCACGCCCAGCAGCGGGGCGCCGCCGTACTCGGCGTAGTCCAGCCTCGCGGCGAACCGCTTCAAGCCGTTGAGCGTCAGCAGGGCGGCGAGCTTGGTGAGGAGGTTCTCCTTGAAGACCCCCTTCATGCCCTGCACGAGCCCTTCGGCCAGGGCCTCGGCGGACTTCAGCAGGGCGTTGCCCACGAAGCCGTCGCAGGCGATGACGTCGAACTTGCCGTTCCAGATGTCCCGGCCCTCGGCGTTGCCGGCGAAATTCAGGTCGATGTCCTTGAGGGCCTCGGCCGCTTCGCGGGTGGTGGTGGAGCCCTTGCCCTCCTCCTCCCCCACGCTCAGGACCCCCACGCGGGGACCGGGGATGCCCAGCACCCCCTCGGCGTAGATGGAGCCCATGATCGCGAACTGGGCGATCTGGTCGGGCCGGCAATCGATGTTGGCGCCCACATCCAGGAGGACGGTGGGGCGCCCCTGCATATTGGGCAGGATGGCCGCCAGGCAGGGCCGGTCCACCCCGGAGAGGGTCCCCAGCACCATTTTGGACGCGACCATGGCGGCGCCGGTGTGCCCCATGGACACCACGCCGTCCGCCTTGCCTTCGCGCACGAGCTGGGCCGCGACCCGGATGCTCGAATCCTTCTTTTCCTTCAGGATGGACGTGGCCTTGTCGTCCATGTCCACGACGCTCGCGGCGTGGACGATGGCGAACCGGGAGGCCAGTTCCCCCTTGAGGCCCGTGTGGGCCAGGAGGGGACGCAGACGATCCTCGTCCCCCACCAGATGGAGGAAGAGCTCGGGATGGGCTTGCAGGGCCGCCCTGGCCCCTTCAAGAAGGGCGACGGGGGCATTGTCCCCGCCCATCACATCCAGGGCGATCCGGTAGATGGCGGGAGCGTCCACCCTGGCCTCAGACCGTCTGGGCGGGGCGCACGGTCAGTTTGCCGCGGTAGAATCCGCAGGAGGGGCAGACACGGTGGGGCATCTTGGGCACGCCGCAGTTGGGGCAGGTGCTCGAGCTCATGGTGTCGAGGGAATCGTGGGTGCGGCGGCGGTCGCGGCGGGCGCGGGAGTGGCGGCGCTTGGGATTCGGCATGGGTGACTCCTCGGAGAGTGGTCGGTTTGGGGAAAGGGAGGAAGCCGGGTCAGGCGTCTTCCAGGTTGAGTTTCAGGCCCGAAAGAGCCTTGGCCAGGGCGCCCGGTTCCTTCACCAGCTCGGGGTGGCAGGAGCAGGGTCCCTTGTTCCAATTCTTGCCGCACTGCGGGCAGAGGCCTTTGCAGTCCTCCCGGCAGAGCGGGTGCATGGGGGCGTGGAGCAGGAAGTGCTCCCGGGCGAGGGCCTCCTCGTCCAGGATGGGCTCGGGCAGGAAGACCACGTCCAGGTCCTGGCTGCCCAGGGCATGGGATCCGCCCTCGGCGAGCTCCTTGTCGCGGCTGCCCAGGAACTGGCTCTCCACCGTGAGGGCCAGGTCCAGGGGCTCCAGGCACCGGGAGCAGCCCCCCTCCCAGGTGGCCGAACCCTTCACCTCCAGGAAGAAGTCCGCGTCCGACGGCATCACCCGCACCTGCCAGGTGGCTTGGCGCAGGGCCGTGCCGTCCCCCAGGTCCAGGGTTCCGGTCCGCCCGTCGACGCTCACGCCCTCGGGGGGCAGCTGGCCAAGATCGATCATTTCGCGGGTTCCTTCTCGGGACCGGTGGGCGCCGCGCCGGAAGGACCGGTGTTCTTGCCGGGCTCGGCCGTGAAGGCGGGCCGGTCCGCCGAGCCGGAGGGATCGCCGGCGCAGGAGATCACGTAGCCGCCCTTGCCGGACTTCCCCTCGAAGGGGTTGCCCCAGGGATCCGCGGGGGACACGTTGACGGGGATGTTGTTCTCCTTCACCAGCGGGGAGTTGGCGTCCACCATCGATTCGAAGCTCGTGAAATCAGGGTACTTCCCATGCTTGAGGTAGTACATGTCCAGCCCTTCGGACACGGTCTTCACCGTGTCGTGGGCCTTGATGTAGCGGGCATTGGCGGAGAACTCCTGGTACTTCCGGATGCCGATGGTGGCCAGCACCGCCATGATCATCATGGCGACCAGCAGTTCCATCAGCGAGAAGCCAGCTTGTCTTTTGTTTTTCATGTCTCTTTCCGGGGAGGGAGGTCCAGGGTAGAGAGTAAGTATGGGTAACCTGGACGACCTTGTCCAAGCATCCCAGTGTGCCACAGATGGGAGATTTTACAAGAAATCGTTGGGAATGTCGCCCTTGTTCTCACCTTCCGGGGCCTCGGCCGGGGGGAAGGATTCGGGCACCGGGAAGGGCGGCGGCTGCGTCCCCTTTGGGCCCATTTCCTGCAGCCAGTATCGGTAGGCCCGAAAGCTCATGCCAAGGAGCCGGGCAGCCTTGGTCTTGTTTCCCTCCGCCCGCTCCAGGGCCCGGAACATGAAGTGCCCCTTCAGGGCGCCCAGATAGCCCTCCAGATCAAATCCGCCCGCGGGAATTTCCAAGGCCCCCGCCGCCCGGGGACCTCCCGTCATGAGGTCGTCGGGGAAGAGGTCCACCCCGATGGGTCCGCCCGAATTCAGGGCGACGCACCGTTCCATGAGGTTCTCGAGCTCCCGCACGTTCCCGGGGAACCGGCAGCGCCGCAGCACCGCCATGGCCTCCTCCCCGAGCCCCATGGGGGGCTTGTTGAGCTTCCGGCAGAACTTGGCCAGGAAGTGCTCCACCAGCACCGGCAGGTCCTCCTGCCTCTCCCGCAGGGGCGGCAGTTCGATGTGCAGGATGTTCAGCCGGTAGTACAGGTCCTGCCGGAAGAGCCCCTTCGCGGCCCGGTCCCGCAGGTCCCGGTTGGTGGCGCCGATGACGCGCACGTCCACCGCCCGCTCCTCGTTGGCCCCCACCCGCCGGATGCGCCGCTCCTGGAGCACCCGCAGGAGCTTGACCTGCAGGGGCAGGGGGATCTCCCCGATCTCGTCCAGGAAGATGACGCCCCCCTCGGCCTCCTCGAAGAGGCCCCGCTTCGTGAGATTGGCGCCCGTGAAGGCCCCCTTCTCGTACCCGAAGAGCTCGGATTCCAGCAGCGCCTCCGGCAGGGCCCCGCAGTTCACGGGCACGAAGGGGCCCTTGGCCCGGTCGGAATAGCGGTGCACGAGCCGGGCGACGATCTCCTTGCCGGTGCCGCTCTCCCCCGTGATCAGCACCGTGGTGTCGGCCCGGGCGATCTTCCCCACCAGGGCCTGGACCTTCCGGATGGTGGGACCCACGCCCACCAGGTCCCCGATATCGCGCACCTCGGGCCCGGGGGAGACCGAGACCGCGAAGATCCCCTTGAGCACCTTGGTGAGTTCCTGGATATCGTTCTTGGTCTTGGTGAGGAAATCCACCGCCCCCAGGTTGAGGGCCCGCACCGTGGTCTCGGTGGTGGCGAAGGCCGTCATGATCACCACGGGGACCTCCAGGTCCCGCTCCTTGACCCAGTTCAGCAGATCGATGCCGCTGCCGTCCTTGAGCCGGAGATCCGAGACCACCGCGTCGAAGGGCCGCCCCTCCAGCGCGGCCCGGGCCTCGGCCAGCCCCGCGGCGGCCACCGTCTCGAAGCCCTGGGGGGCCAGACCCATTTCCAGGACCTCCCGGAAACTGGCTTCATCCTCGACCAGCAGAATGGTTTTGGGGGGGATGGAAGGACGCATGGGTTCGCTTTTCAGGAGGCGGGGGGCTGGGGGCCAGTATCTCAGCGTTGACCTGCCCTGGGGAATGAGGAACCATCCAATCATGCGCTTTCTTCTCGGCAGGACGGACGCCCTCGGCGATGTGGTCATCTCGCTCCCCGTGATGGAGCGGATCCTCTCCCGCATGCCCGGGGCCGAGGTGCACTGGCTGGTGCGCCCCTACGCGGCCCCGCTCCTGCAGGGCCTCCCCGGCGTGCACCTGCGGGAGGACGGCACCGACCTGGTGGCCCTCCTGCGCGCCGTGGCCCCCGACGCCGTGCTCAACCTCGGCCACCGGGACACCGCCGTCATCACCGCGGCCAAGGCCGCCGGCGTCCCGGTGCGGGTCGCCCGGTGCCGGGGCCGCCAGATCCTGGACGCCACCCACCTCCTGTGGCGGGGCCGCAACGGCACCGGCCGCCACGAGGCCCAGAACGTCCTGGACTTCCTCCGGCCCTGGGGCTGGGACGGCGGCCTTCCCCCGCCGCCCCGGATCCG is a genomic window containing:
- a CDS encoding sigma-54-dependent transcriptional regulator gives rise to the protein MRERIRSITGSEMTTSPRASVLPRRKRMIGWFLIPQGRSTLRYWPPAPRLLKSEPMRPSIPPKTILLVEDEASFREVLEMGLAPQGFETVAAAGLAEARAALEGRPFDAVVSDLRLKDGSGIDLLNWVKERDLEVPVVIMTAFATTETTVRALNLGAVDFLTKTKNDIQELTKVLKGIFAVSVSPGPEVRDIGDLVGVGPTIRKVQALVGKIARADTTVLITGESGTGKEIVARLVHRYSDRAKGPFVPVNCGALPEALLESELFGYEKGAFTGANLTKRGLFEEAEGGVIFLDEIGEIPLPLQVKLLRVLQERRIRRVGANEERAVDVRVIGATNRDLRDRAAKGLFRQDLYYRLNILHIELPPLRERQEDLPVLVEHFLAKFCRKLNKPPMGLGEEAMAVLRRCRFPGNVRELENLMERCVALNSGGPIGVDLFPDDLMTGGPRAAGALEIPAGGFDLEGYLGALKGHFMFRALERAEGNKTKAARLLGMSFRAYRYWLQEMGPKGTQPPPFPVPESFPPAEAPEGENKGDIPNDFL
- the rpmF gene encoding 50S ribosomal protein L32; its protein translation is MPNPKRRHSRARRDRRRTHDSLDTMSSSTCPNCGVPKMPHRVCPSCGFYRGKLTVRPAQTV
- a CDS encoding type II secretion system protein yields the protein MKNKRQAGFSLMELLVAMMIMAVLATIGIRKYQEFSANARYIKAHDTVKTVSEGLDMYYLKHGKYPDFTSFESMVDANSPLVKENNIPVNVSPADPWGNPFEGKSGKGGYVISCAGDPSGSADRPAFTAEPGKNTGPSGAAPTGPEKEPAK
- a CDS encoding YceD family protein, which produces MIDLGQLPPEGVSVDGRTGTLDLGDGTALRQATWQVRVMPSDADFFLEVKGSATWEGGCSRCLEPLDLALTVESQFLGSRDKELAEGGSHALGSQDLDVVFLPEPILDEEALAREHFLLHAPMHPLCREDCKGLCPQCGKNWNKGPCSCHPELVKEPGALAKALSGLKLNLEDA
- the plsX gene encoding phosphate acyltransferase PlsX, giving the protein MDAPAIYRIALDVMGGDNAPVALLEGARAALQAHPELFLHLVGDEDRLRPLLAHTGLKGELASRFAIVHAASVVDMDDKATSILKEKKDSSIRVAAQLVREGKADGVVSMGHTGAAMVASKMVLGTLSGVDRPCLAAILPNMQGRPTVLLDVGANIDCRPDQIAQFAIMGSIYAEGVLGIPGPRVGVLSVGEEEGKGSTTTREAAEALKDIDLNFAGNAEGRDIWNGKFDVIACDGFVGNALLKSAEALAEGLVQGMKGVFKENLLTKLAALLTLNGLKRFAARLDYAEYGGAPLLGVKGVSIIGHGRSNAKAVHSAIRAALMASEHRVNDQIQASLGRLMSQAGSQETS
- the pyrH gene encoding UMP kinase, with the protein product MKYKRILLKLSGEALMGEQGHGIAPEVVAMIADQVKTIQGLGVEVGLVIGGGNIFRGVAGATKGMDRVTADHMGMLATMINALALQDALEQHGVETRVMSGIDVPKVAESYIRRRAMRHMEKGRVVIFGAGTGNPYFSTDTAAALRANEIDAEVVMKATNVDGIYTADPKKDPTATKYEHISFQEVLEKNLKVMDAAAISLCRDNHLPILVFNMNVPGNLLAAVNGDVVGTLVG